The following are from one region of the Nicotiana tabacum cultivar K326 chromosome 3, ASM71507v2, whole genome shotgun sequence genome:
- the LOC142176528 gene encoding uncharacterized protein LOC142176528 → MNNLNCNLDTNKTIHHAWEFIFFTEKNTSSNKKVKTEIKWHKPPKNMIKLNRDGAFSSNNNATGLGGTFRNSNGDWIIGFHKAIQALSATHAKLMALPEALKIEKESNFINLEIETDSMAIIKLMYEDCNNFSNIVS, encoded by the coding sequence ATGAACAACCTCAATTGCAATTTGGATACTAATAAAACTATTCACCATGCATGGGAATTTATCTTCTTCACAGAGAAAAATACTTCCAGTAACAAAAAAGTTAAAACTGAGATCAAGTGGCACAAACCTCCTAAAAACATGATTAAATTAAACCGTGATGGTGCTTTTTCTAGTAATAACAATGCAACAGGACTTGGTGGCACATTCCGAAACAGCAATGGAGATTGGATCATAGGATTCCACAAGGCAATCCAAGCACTTTCAGCCACACATGCAAAATTGATGGCTCTACCAGAGGCACTAAAGATTGAAAAAGAATCGAACTTCATAAATCTGGAAATCGAAACTGATAGCATGGCTATCATTAAGCTTATGTATGAAGATTGTAATAACTTCTCTAACATTGTCTCTTAA